The following are encoded together in the Echeneis naucrates chromosome 9, fEcheNa1.1, whole genome shotgun sequence genome:
- the gltpa gene encoding glycolipid transfer protein codes for MALLMEHQFRQLPADRQVETRPFLEAVSYLPPFFDCLGSTIFAPIKADISGNITKIKAVYDTNPGRYKTLQQILEAEKEMHGAEWPKVGATLALMWLKRGLRFIQVFLQSLADGERDESNPNLIRVNVTKAYEIALKKYHGWLVQQLFKAALFAAPYKSDFLKALSKGREVKEEECLEKIKKFLINFSITVDAIYDMYNKMNADLDYRV; via the exons ATGGCTCTGCTGATGGAGCACCAGTTCAGACAGCTGCCAGCTGACAGGCAAGTCGAGACCAGACCATTCCTGGAGGCTGTGTCATACCTTCCACCATTCTTTG ACTGCCTTGGATCTACTATATTTGCACCTATTAAAGCTGACATATCTGGAAACATCACA AAAATCAAGGCAGTTTATGACACAAACCCAGGACGGTACAAGACACTCCAGCAGATTTTGGAAGCAGAGAAGGAAATGCACGGAGCAGAATGGCCCAAAGTTGGAGCGACACTGGCTCTCATGTGGCTGAAAAG AGGTCTTCGATTTATTCAAGTTTTCCTTCAGAGCCTGGCAGATGGCGAGAGGGATGAGAGCAACCCAAACCTGATTCGAGTTAATGTGACCAAAGCCTATGAAATCGCCCTGAAGAAGTACCACGGCTGGTTGGTGCAACAGCTTTTCAAG GCAGCTCTTTTTGCTGCTCCTTACAAGTCAGATTTCTTGAAGGCCCTCTCTAAGGGCCGGGAAGTCAAGGAAGAGGAGTGCTTGGAGAAAATCAAAAAATTCCTCATCAACTTCTCTATTACAGTTGATGCTATATATGACATGTACAATAAGATGAATGCTGACCTCGACTACAGGGTGTGA
- the tchp gene encoding trichoplein keratin filament-binding protein — protein MALPTLSACVPSRSRVLAGQLARQREQEARWRQQWESHARYFREQSVRSQRQAVWSSRQSYQQSMSAYYKQRLKEEKKASLEQRRNRLRAMLQEEKDRLEVELREVVHGTSTLASQLMQKTEELRKAKEDRRKKLAQELLREHWKKNNPELREVESALHKDHVVSTWQEQMSEKKQQKVAEQEERTRFENEYERTRKEALERMKQAEEKRKAEEHKRAEELHKQMEELKLREEEATRLKKEQEALLVQQWQLEKVEEERREVEKKQRKSELGRFLIRQYRAQLKRRAQQVQEELEVDRKILAALLEGEQEDRRLETERRERAIADAAWMKRVIEEQLQLEREREAEFDILHREEAQHVWEKREAQWEKERKARQRLMHEVLVGRQQQLELKIQKNREAQEESLRRREELIQELELENEIRRQEKEREEGWKTARMKELNAQVEQQGREHWEEQCRRDQEEKEKREALQIQEEELRLEMQQMAKKGYQEKIHSRPRSAWT, from the exons ATGGCTCTGCCGACCCTCTCGGCCTGTGTACCCAGCCGGTCCCGGGTGTTGGCCGGACAGCTGGCCCGGCAGCGGGAGCAGGAGGCCCGTTGGCGGCAGCAGTGGGAGTCTCATGCTCGGTACTTCAGGGAGCAGAGTGTCCGCAGCCAGAGACAGGCGGTGTGGAGCTCCCGTCAGTCCTACCAGCAGAG TATGTCAGCATATTATAAACAGAGattgaaagaggaaaagaaggccAGCCTGGAGCAGCGCAGGAATCGGCTCAGGGCCATGCTGCAAGAGGAGAAGGATCGGCTGGAGGTGGAGCTCAGGGAAGTGGTCCATGGCACAAGTACACTGGCAAGTCAACTGATGCAAAAAACCGAGGAGCTTCGAAAAGCTAAAGAAGATAGAAGGAAAAAG CTTGCACAAGAGCTGTTGAGGGAgcactggaagaaaaacaacccaGAGCTACGAGAG GTTGAGTCGGCATTACATAAAGATCATGTTGTCAGCACGTGGCAGGAGCAAATGTCCGAGAAGAAACAG CAAAAAGtggcagagcaggaggagaggacgCGCTTTGAGAATGAGTATGAAAGGACCCGAAAAGAAGCTCTGGAGAGAATGAAGcaggcagaggagaaaagaaaagcagaagagcACAAGAGAGCAGAAGAACTTCACAAGCAAATGGAAGAACTGAAGCTAAGGGAGGAAGAG GCCACTCGTCTAAAGAAAGAGCAAGAGGCTCTGCTGGTCCAGCAGTGGCAGCTGGAGAAggtagaggaggaaaggagggaggtggagaaAAAGCAAAGGAAGTCTGAGCTGGG GCGTTTCTTGATCCGTCAATACCGAGCACAGCTAAAGAGAAGAGCCCAGCAAGTGCAGGAGGAACTT GAGGTTGACCGTAAGATCCTGGCAGCCCTACTggaaggagagcaggaggacagGAGGCTGGAGACCGAACGGAGGGAAAGAGCGATCGCTGATGCTGCTTGGATGAAACGAGTGATTGAAGAGCAGCTTCAGTTGGAGCGTGAACGGGAGGCTGAGTTTGATATCCTACACAG AGAGGAAGCTCAGCATGTGTGGGAGAAACGAGAGGCACagtgggagaaggagagaaaagccAGACAACGCCTCATGCATGAG gTGCTCGtggggaggcagcagcagctggagctgaagaTCCAGAAGAACCGTGAGGCTCAGGAGGAGTCCCTGAGGAGACGAGAAGAGCTGatccaggagctggagctggagaatgAGATCAGACGGCAAGAGAAGGAGCGAGAAGAGGGCTGGAAAACAGCACGGATGAAGGAGTTAAATGCACAG GTGGAGCAGCAGGGTCGAGAGCACTGGGAGGAGCAGTGCAGGAGAGAtcaggaagaaaaggagaagagggaagCTCTTCAAATCcaagaggaggagctgaggctTGAGATGCAGCAGATGGCAAAGAAAGGGTATCAGGAGAAG attcacAGCAGACCTCGATCCGCCTGGACGTGA